A portion of the Chromobacterium sp. IIBBL 290-4 genome contains these proteins:
- the rng gene encoding ribonuclease G: protein MLHQSIALPRDLPRPQEQILVNITPQETRVAVLEEGIVQELHVERAASRGIVGNIYLGQVKRVLPGMQSAFIEIGLERAAFLHIADVLEQRQHPTEPQRIEKMLFEGQTVLVQVIKDPIGTKGARLSTQISLAGRFLVHLPQEEHIGVSQKIESDSERHSLKARLEKLLPPDSPKGYIIRTSAETARDDELAADIGYLSKLWSDIRHKSQTLPGQSLLYEDLPLAVRVLRDMVSGYTDKVLVDSNENYGRMVEFAEQYVQIAVDKIERYSGERPLFEMHGIEAEIDKALARRVNLKFGGYLIIDQTEAMTTIDVNTGGFVGNRNFDETIFKTNLEATQVIARQLRLRNLGGIVIVDFIDMDNDEHQAAVLAELAKAMARDRTRVTLNGFTSLGLVEITRKRTRESLAHVLCEPCPTCQGRGEIKTAQTVCYEVQREIVREARQYDAKGYRILAAQSVIDMFLDEESQSLAMLVDFIGKPVSLSVESTYTQEQFDVVLL from the coding sequence ATGCTGCATCAATCGATCGCGCTGCCGCGCGACCTGCCGCGGCCGCAGGAACAGATACTGGTCAACATCACGCCGCAGGAGACCCGCGTCGCGGTGCTGGAAGAAGGCATCGTCCAGGAATTGCATGTCGAGCGCGCCGCCAGCCGCGGCATCGTCGGCAACATCTACCTGGGCCAGGTGAAGCGCGTGCTGCCGGGCATGCAGAGCGCCTTCATCGAAATTGGCCTGGAGCGCGCCGCCTTCCTGCACATCGCCGACGTGTTGGAACAGCGCCAGCATCCCACCGAGCCGCAACGCATCGAAAAGATGCTGTTCGAAGGCCAGACCGTGCTGGTGCAGGTGATCAAGGACCCGATAGGCACCAAGGGCGCGCGGCTGTCCACGCAGATTTCGCTGGCCGGCCGCTTCCTGGTGCACCTGCCGCAGGAAGAGCACATCGGCGTGTCGCAAAAGATTGAAAGCGATAGCGAGCGCCACAGTCTGAAAGCGCGGCTGGAAAAGCTGTTGCCGCCGGACAGCCCCAAGGGCTACATCATCCGCACCAGCGCCGAAACCGCGCGCGACGACGAACTGGCGGCCGATATTGGCTACCTGAGCAAGCTATGGTCGGACATCCGCCACAAATCGCAGACGCTGCCGGGACAAAGCCTGCTGTATGAGGACCTGCCGCTGGCGGTGCGAGTGCTGCGCGACATGGTGAGCGGCTACACCGACAAGGTGCTGGTGGATTCCAACGAGAACTACGGCCGCATGGTGGAGTTTGCCGAGCAGTACGTGCAGATCGCGGTGGACAAGATCGAGCGCTACAGCGGCGAGCGTCCGCTGTTCGAGATGCACGGCATCGAGGCCGAGATCGACAAGGCGTTGGCGCGCCGCGTCAATCTGAAGTTTGGCGGTTATCTGATCATCGACCAGACCGAGGCGATGACCACGATAGACGTCAACACCGGCGGCTTTGTCGGCAACCGCAATTTCGACGAAACCATCTTCAAGACCAATCTGGAGGCCACCCAGGTGATCGCCCGCCAGCTGCGGCTGCGCAATCTGGGCGGCATCGTCATTGTCGACTTCATCGACATGGACAATGACGAGCACCAGGCGGCGGTGCTGGCCGAACTGGCCAAGGCGATGGCGCGCGACCGCACCCGCGTGACGCTGAACGGCTTCACCAGCCTGGGGCTGGTGGAAATCACCCGCAAGCGCACCCGCGAAAGCCTGGCGCATGTGCTGTGCGAACCCTGCCCCACCTGCCAGGGCCGCGGCGAGATCAAGACCGCGCAGACGGTGTGCTACGAGGTGCAGCGCGAGATCGTGCGCGAGGCGCGGCAGTACGACGCCAAGGGCTACCGCATTCTGGCGGCGCAGTCGGTGATAGACATGTTCCTGGACGAAGAGTCGCAGAGCCTGGCCATGCTGGTGGACTTCATCGGCAAGCCGGTGTCGCTGTCGGTGGAATCCACCTACACCCAGGAGCAGTTCGACGTGGTGTTGTTGTAA
- a CDS encoding nucleoside triphosphate pyrophosphatase, translated as MSTQDTRIYLASGSPRRREILEQLGLHLERIHADIDETVRPGEDAVAYTERLAREKAEAGWKVVASCGLPERPLLAADTTVTQDGEIFGKPENADDARRMLRAFSGRSHQAITSVAVRQGDRLSVKTSVTEVFFKPLSEAEIERYIDSGEPFDKAGGYGIQGRAGVFVERINGSFTGVMGLPVHETALLLAEFGFDLP; from the coding sequence ATGAGCACCCAAGACACCCGAATTTACCTCGCCTCCGGCAGCCCGCGCCGCCGCGAGATCCTGGAACAGCTGGGCCTGCATCTGGAACGCATCCATGCCGACATCGACGAAACGGTGCGGCCGGGCGAAGACGCCGTGGCCTATACCGAGCGGCTGGCGCGCGAAAAAGCCGAAGCCGGCTGGAAAGTGGTGGCCTCTTGCGGCCTGCCGGAGCGGCCGCTGCTGGCTGCCGACACCACGGTGACGCAGGATGGCGAAATCTTCGGCAAGCCGGAGAACGCCGACGACGCGCGCCGCATGCTGCGCGCCTTTTCCGGCCGCAGCCATCAGGCCATCACCAGCGTGGCGGTGCGCCAGGGCGACAGGCTGAGCGTCAAGACCTCGGTCACCGAGGTGTTCTTCAAGCCGCTGAGCGAGGCCGAGATCGAGCGTTACATCGATAGCGGCGAGCCGTTCGACAAGGCCGGCGGCTATGGCATCCAAGGCCGCGCCGGCGTGTTCGTCGAACGCATCAATGGCAGCTTCACCGGCGTGATGGGCTTGCCGGTCCACGAAACCGCGCTGCTCCTGGCCGAATTCGGCTTCGATCTGCCTTAA
- a CDS encoding multidrug effflux MFS transporter: protein MSHSSLAVRHASPATAAAILLILFNPLGIDLYLPALPAMRDFFHADASASISVFVFSLGLGQLLFGPLADRVGRRPVALGGLLVYAASAALASRCESLPLFLVLRLLQGLGASASTVSAFTIIRDCFSGNAAGQRYSLLSGALNIVPALAPAFGGWLTVAYGWQACFLFLTVSALLAFTVLYWLMPETLPERTDKPAGPGFAAVLRHPAMLRNGACSSAALGLIISYVTLAPGVLIAREGLSSETFGLLFGGNALLIMAASFIGLAMIGRFGQRAVLKSGLVLMLAAGALLLILAEHAGAWHYMLPVAVLSVGFALTLGPAAGLAMAPFAESAGRASAILGCVQMLFASLLSAALAALPVAGELALGAAVIALSLLCLLAQRKA from the coding sequence ATGTCGCACTCCAGCCTTGCCGTCCGCCACGCCAGTCCGGCCACCGCCGCCGCCATCTTGCTGATTCTGTTCAATCCCTTGGGCATTGACCTGTATCTGCCGGCGCTGCCGGCCATGCGCGACTTCTTCCACGCCGACGCCTCCGCCAGCATCAGCGTGTTCGTGTTCAGCCTGGGGCTGGGACAATTGCTGTTCGGCCCCTTGGCCGACCGGGTCGGCCGCCGCCCGGTGGCGCTGGGCGGCCTGCTGGTTTACGCGGCCAGCGCCGCCCTGGCCAGCCGTTGCGAGTCCTTGCCGCTGTTCCTGGTTTTGCGGCTGCTGCAAGGGTTGGGCGCCAGCGCCAGCACCGTCAGCGCCTTCACCATCATTCGCGATTGCTTCTCCGGCAATGCCGCCGGCCAACGCTACAGCCTGCTCAGCGGCGCGCTCAACATCGTGCCGGCGCTGGCGCCGGCCTTCGGCGGTTGGCTGACCGTCGCCTACGGCTGGCAAGCCTGTTTCCTGTTCCTGACGGTGTCGGCGCTGCTGGCCTTCACCGTCCTGTACTGGCTGATGCCGGAAACGCTGCCGGAGCGGACCGACAAGCCGGCCGGCCCCGGCTTCGCCGCGGTGCTGCGCCATCCCGCCATGCTGCGCAACGGCGCCTGCAGCAGCGCGGCGCTGGGCCTGATCATCAGCTACGTCACCCTGGCGCCGGGCGTGCTCATCGCCCGCGAAGGCCTGTCCAGCGAAACCTTCGGCCTCTTGTTCGGCGGCAACGCGCTGCTGATCATGGCGGCCAGCTTCATCGGCCTGGCCATGATAGGCCGCTTCGGACAAAGGGCGGTGCTGAAGAGCGGCCTGGTGTTGATGCTGGCGGCGGGCGCGTTGCTGCTGATCCTGGCCGAACACGCCGGCGCCTGGCATTACATGCTGCCGGTGGCAGTGCTGAGCGTCGGCTTCGCCCTCACACTGGGGCCGGCGGCCGGCCTGGCCATGGCGCCGTTCGCCGAGTCGGCCGGCCGCGCTTCGGCCATCCTGGGCTGCGTGCAAATGCTGTTCGCCTCGCTGCTGTCGGCCGCCTTGGCCGCGCTGCCGGTGGCGGGAGAGCTGGCGCTGGGAGCCGCGGTGATCGCGCTATCGCTGCTGTGCCTGCTGGCGCAGCGCAAGGCCTGA
- the rsmA gene encoding 16S rRNA (adenine(1518)-N(6)/adenine(1519)-N(6))-dimethyltransferase RsmA, whose product MSKHIPRKRFGQNFLQDASIIASIVHAVDPQPDDIVIEIGPGLGAITKPLLARLKHLHVVEIDRDIIERLEAEHPAERLTIHGGDALAFDFGSVSDAPLKIVGNLPYNISTPLLFHLATFGNRVHDMHFMLQKEVIERMVAEPSTADYGRLSVMLQYRFYMENILFVPPEAFWPPPKVDSAVVRMIPAPGARGVARDEAMLEKLVSQAFAQRRKTLRNNLKGLADAADLEALGIAPGLRPENLPVEDFVRLANHLTDKGLKA is encoded by the coding sequence ATGAGCAAGCACATTCCACGCAAGCGTTTCGGGCAGAACTTCCTGCAAGACGCCAGCATCATCGCCAGCATCGTCCACGCCGTCGACCCCCAGCCGGACGACATCGTGATCGAGATCGGCCCCGGCCTCGGCGCCATCACCAAGCCCTTGCTGGCGCGCCTGAAACACCTGCATGTGGTCGAAATCGACCGCGACATCATCGAACGCCTGGAAGCCGAGCACCCGGCCGAACGGCTCACCATCCACGGCGGCGACGCGCTGGCCTTCGACTTCGGCTCAGTCAGCGACGCGCCGCTGAAGATAGTCGGCAACCTGCCGTACAACATCTCCACTCCGCTGCTGTTCCACCTGGCCACCTTCGGCAACCGGGTGCACGACATGCATTTCATGCTGCAAAAGGAAGTGATCGAGCGCATGGTGGCAGAGCCGTCCACCGCCGACTACGGCCGCTTGTCGGTGATGCTGCAATACCGCTTCTACATGGAAAACATCCTGTTCGTGCCGCCGGAAGCGTTCTGGCCGCCGCCGAAGGTGGATTCGGCCGTAGTGCGGATGATTCCCGCGCCGGGCGCGCGCGGCGTGGCCCGCGACGAGGCGATGCTGGAAAAGCTGGTGAGCCAGGCTTTCGCCCAGCGCCGCAAAACGCTGCGCAACAATCTGAAGGGCCTGGCCGACGCGGCCGACCTGGAAGCGCTGGGCATAGCCCCCGGCCTGCGCCCGGAAAACCTGCCGGTGGAAGACTTTGTCCGCCTGGCCAACCATTTAACCGATAAAGGCCTCAAAGCCTGA
- a CDS encoding glutamate/aspartate ABC transporter substrate-binding protein, whose product MRIRTSVIAGCTIAALASLAAQTASAAELTGTLKKIKETGVIVLGNRDSSIPFSYYDNNQKPIGYSVDLANKVVDEVKKELKMPNLQVRYNLVTSQTRIPLVQNGTVDLECGSTTNNAERGKQVAFSVGIFEIGTRLLTAKTSGVKDFPDLKGKNVVTTAGTTSERLIKAMNASKNMGMNIISAKDHGESFLMLESGRAVAFMMDDALLYGEMAKAKSPASWTVTGKSQSYEIYGCMLRKDDPAFKKVVDTALANTFKSGEVNKIYAKWFTSPVPPKNLNLNFPMSDELKALLAKPTDKPAE is encoded by the coding sequence ATGCGCATTCGCACTTCCGTCATCGCCGGATGTACCATCGCCGCCCTGGCATCGCTGGCGGCGCAAACCGCCTCGGCCGCCGAACTGACCGGCACCCTGAAGAAGATCAAGGAGACCGGCGTCATCGTGCTGGGCAACCGCGATTCTTCCATCCCCTTCTCGTACTACGACAATAACCAAAAACCCATAGGCTACTCGGTGGACCTCGCCAACAAGGTGGTGGACGAGGTCAAGAAAGAGCTGAAGATGCCCAATCTCCAGGTGCGCTACAACCTGGTGACCTCGCAGACCCGCATCCCGCTGGTGCAGAACGGCACCGTGGACCTGGAATGCGGCTCCACCACCAATAACGCCGAGCGCGGCAAGCAAGTGGCGTTCTCGGTCGGCATCTTCGAGATCGGCACCCGCCTGTTGACCGCCAAGACCTCCGGCGTCAAAGACTTCCCGGACCTGAAGGGCAAGAACGTGGTCACCACCGCCGGCACCACGTCGGAGCGCCTGATCAAGGCGATGAACGCCAGCAAGAATATGGGCATGAACATCATCTCGGCCAAGGACCACGGCGAATCGTTCCTGATGCTGGAATCCGGCCGCGCCGTCGCCTTCATGATGGACGACGCGCTGTTGTACGGCGAAATGGCCAAGGCCAAGAGCCCGGCCAGCTGGACCGTGACCGGCAAATCGCAATCGTATGAAATCTACGGCTGCATGCTGCGCAAGGATGACCCGGCCTTCAAGAAGGTGGTGGACACCGCGCTCGCCAACACCTTCAAGTCCGGCGAGGTCAACAAGATCTACGCCAAGTGGTTCACCAGCCCGGTGCCGCCCAAGAACCTCAACCTGAACTTCCCGATGTCCGACGAGCTGAAGGCCCTGCTGGCCAAGCCGACGGACAAGCCCGCCGAATAA
- a CDS encoding amino acid ABC transporter permease yields MNYHWDWYVFFKPTGVGSEIYLNWFVSGLGWTLAVGLTGWVIALLVGIVAGVARTVPNRWVAGLATAYVDLFRNVPLLVQLFIWYFLVPDMLPQGAQTWFKQDLSPTTSQFLSVVVCLGLFTAARVAEQVRTGIQALPRGQRNAALAMGFSLGQTYRHVLLPQAMRVIIPPLTSEFLNIIKNSSVASLIGLAELLAQTKQTAEFSANIFEAFTLATVIYFVINMTLMLTMNALEKKLRVPGTMGGK; encoded by the coding sequence ATGAATTACCACTGGGATTGGTATGTCTTCTTCAAGCCGACCGGCGTCGGCAGCGAGATCTACCTCAACTGGTTCGTCAGCGGCCTGGGCTGGACGCTGGCGGTGGGCCTGACCGGCTGGGTCATCGCCTTGTTGGTGGGCATCGTGGCCGGCGTGGCCCGCACCGTGCCCAATCGTTGGGTGGCGGGCCTCGCCACCGCCTATGTCGATCTGTTCCGCAATGTGCCCTTGCTGGTGCAGCTGTTCATCTGGTACTTCCTGGTGCCGGACATGCTGCCGCAAGGCGCGCAAACCTGGTTCAAGCAAGACCTGTCGCCCACCACCTCGCAGTTTCTGTCGGTGGTGGTGTGCCTGGGCCTGTTCACCGCCGCCCGCGTGGCGGAGCAGGTGCGCACCGGCATCCAGGCCCTGCCCCGCGGCCAGCGCAACGCCGCGCTGGCGATGGGCTTCAGCCTGGGCCAGACCTATCGCCACGTGCTGCTGCCGCAGGCGATGCGGGTGATCATTCCGCCCTTGACCAGCGAATTCTTGAACATCATCAAGAATTCGTCGGTGGCGTCCTTGATCGGCCTGGCCGAGCTGTTGGCGCAAACCAAGCAGACGGCGGAATTCTCGGCCAATATCTTCGAGGCCTTCACCCTGGCCACGGTGATTTACTTCGTCATCAATATGACGCTGATGCTGACGATGAACGCGCTGGAGAAAAAACTGCGCGTGCCCGGCACGATGGGAGGCAAATGA
- a CDS encoding amino acid ABC transporter permease, with translation MDFSQIVPALPGLAQGMALTLKLLVGGVAGGVLLGIALALARLSGNKLLSGFATAYIYYFRSIPLLLVISWFYLAVPLLINWLTGSLEPVGAFTSSLTAFVMFEAAFFAEIVRAGIQSIPKGQAAAAYALGMRYHQVMGLVVLPQALRKMLPLLLQQSIILFQDTSLVYAVGLMDFLNTARSKGDIVGLPHEFLIFAGLVYFLISFGASRVVKRLQQRLAV, from the coding sequence ATGGATTTCAGCCAAATCGTTCCGGCGCTGCCGGGCCTGGCGCAAGGCATGGCGCTGACCCTGAAGCTGCTGGTCGGCGGCGTGGCCGGCGGCGTGCTGCTGGGCATCGCGCTGGCCCTGGCCAGGCTGTCCGGCAACAAGCTCTTGTCCGGCTTCGCCACCGCCTATATCTATTACTTCCGCTCCATCCCGCTGCTGCTGGTGATTTCCTGGTTCTACCTGGCGGTGCCGCTGTTGATCAACTGGCTGACCGGCAGCCTGGAGCCGGTGGGGGCCTTCACCTCCAGCCTCACGGCTTTTGTGATGTTCGAGGCGGCCTTCTTCGCCGAAATCGTCCGCGCCGGCATCCAGTCCATACCCAAGGGCCAGGCCGCCGCGGCCTACGCGCTGGGGATGCGCTATCACCAGGTGATGGGGCTGGTGGTGCTGCCGCAGGCGCTGCGCAAGATGCTGCCGCTGCTGTTGCAGCAGTCCATCATCCTGTTCCAGGACACATCTCTGGTATACGCTGTCGGCTTGATGGACTTTCTGAACACCGCCCGCTCCAAGGGCGACATCGTCGGCCTGCCGCATGAATTCCTGATATTCGCCGGCTTGGTCTACTTTCTGATCAGTTTTGGCGCTTCCCGCGTGGTGAAGCGCCTGCAACAAAGGTTGGCTGTATGA
- a CDS encoding amino acid ABC transporter ATP-binding protein yields MISLNKVSKWYGDFQVLTDCTTQVAKGEVVVVCGPSGSGKSTLIKCVNALEPFQQGEILVDGISVGAPKTDLPKLRSRVGMVFQHFELFPHLSITENLAIAQVKVLGRGRDEAMAKGLKLLERVGLKAHADKHPGQLSGGQQQRVAIARALAMDPIAMLFDEPTSALDPEMINEVLDVMTELAQEGMTMMCVTHEMGFARRVADRVIFMDQGRIVEDCKKDEFFGDLNARSERARQFLSKILQH; encoded by the coding sequence ATGATTTCGCTGAACAAGGTCAGCAAATGGTATGGCGACTTCCAGGTGCTGACCGACTGCACCACCCAGGTCGCCAAGGGCGAGGTGGTGGTGGTGTGCGGGCCGTCCGGCTCCGGCAAGTCCACCCTGATCAAATGCGTGAACGCGCTGGAGCCGTTCCAGCAGGGCGAGATCCTTGTCGACGGCATTTCGGTCGGCGCGCCGAAAACCGATCTGCCCAAGCTGCGTTCGCGCGTCGGCATGGTGTTCCAGCATTTCGAGCTGTTCCCGCACCTGTCCATCACCGAAAACCTGGCCATCGCCCAGGTCAAGGTGCTGGGCCGCGGCCGCGACGAAGCCATGGCCAAGGGCCTGAAGCTGCTGGAGCGCGTGGGTTTGAAGGCGCATGCCGACAAGCACCCCGGCCAGCTGTCCGGCGGCCAGCAGCAACGGGTGGCCATCGCCCGCGCGTTGGCGATGGACCCCATCGCCATGCTGTTCGACGAACCCACCAGCGCGCTCGATCCGGAAATGATCAACGAGGTGCTGGATGTAATGACCGAGCTGGCCCAGGAAGGCATGACCATGATGTGCGTCACCCACGAGATGGGCTTCGCCCGCCGCGTGGCCGACCGGGTGATCTTCATGGACCAGGGCCGCATCGTTGAAGACTGCAAGAAGGACGAATTCTTCGGCGACCTGAACGCCCGCAGCGAACGCGCGCGCCAGTTCCTGTCCAAGATCCTGCAACACTAA
- a CDS encoding ABC transporter substrate-binding protein: MKKLIALLLLCLAGSALAAAPQPKRSLVFAYNAFPPWKYYDQQGLPAGPYTDLVRELARRMHLPLRFLHCPLPRCLAAMEQGRADLMIGVQRADDRSQYLEYLDPPFAQGNRLALYQRRDDPRDLSQYVDLLSLKVGVVEGVRYQEAFDNDPRIQRDAAPSIESNFRKLLAGRIDVLIGNEQQSGLLARRAEFAPQVRRAPLSLDDSRPHHLVLSLKSPYYAERTEFSKTLQTMLADGSVARILSGVPLQPTSATRPR, encoded by the coding sequence GTGAAAAAACTGATCGCCCTGTTGCTGCTCTGCCTGGCAGGCAGCGCGCTGGCCGCCGCGCCTCAGCCGAAGCGGTCGCTGGTTTTCGCCTACAACGCCTTTCCGCCCTGGAAATACTACGATCAGCAAGGCTTGCCGGCTGGTCCCTATACCGATCTGGTGCGCGAACTGGCGCGGCGCATGCATCTGCCGCTGCGTTTCCTGCATTGCCCGCTGCCGCGTTGCCTGGCGGCCATGGAGCAAGGCCGCGCCGATCTGATGATAGGCGTGCAACGCGCAGACGATCGCTCCCAATATCTGGAATACCTCGATCCGCCCTTCGCCCAGGGCAATCGCCTGGCGCTTTACCAACGGCGCGACGATCCACGCGACTTGAGCCAATACGTTGACCTGCTGTCATTGAAAGTGGGCGTGGTGGAAGGCGTGCGTTATCAAGAGGCCTTCGACAACGATCCCCGCATCCAGCGCGATGCGGCGCCCTCCATCGAGTCCAACTTCCGCAAGCTGTTGGCGGGACGGATCGATGTCTTGATAGGCAACGAGCAGCAAAGCGGCCTGCTGGCGCGCCGCGCCGAATTCGCCCCTCAGGTCCGCCGCGCGCCGCTGTCGCTGGACGACAGCCGGCCTCATCATCTGGTGTTGTCTCTAAAATCGCCTTACTACGCCGAACGAACCGAGTTCAGCAAAACCCTGCAAACCATGCTGGCCGACGGCAGCGTGGCGCGCATCCTGTCCGGCGTGCCCCTGCAGCCGACCAGCGCGACCCGTCCGCGCTGA
- the argH gene encoding argininosuccinate lyase, translating into MQDSHAWSGRFSEPVSELVKHYTASIGFDFRLAEVDIEGSLAHAAMLNRSGVLSDADLEAIRRGMAEIRDEIRAGKLEWSVDLEDVHMNVERRLTDRIGDAGKRLHTGRSRNDQVATDIRLWLRGEIDATVHLLSELQKSLLDLAEQHANTVMPGFTHLQVAQPVTFGHHLLAYVEMLARDAERMQDCRKRVNRLPLGAAALAGTTYPIDRHYTAQLLGFDDVCHNSLDAVSDRDFAIEFTAAASLVMIHLSRLSEELILWMSPRVGFIDIADRFCTGSSIMPQKKNPDVPELVRGKSGRVVGHLIALVTLMKAQPLAYNKDNQEDKEPLFDTVDTLQTTLRIYADMMRGVTVKPEAMRAAVLQGFATATDLADYLVKKGLPFRDSHEVVALAVRHAERQGVDLADLPLAALQGFSALIAEDVYTVLTPEGSLAQRDHVGGTAPAQVKAQIARHRARLA; encoded by the coding sequence ATGCAAGACTCGCACGCCTGGTCCGGCCGTTTTTCCGAGCCGGTTTCCGAACTCGTCAAGCACTACACCGCCTCCATCGGCTTTGATTTCCGCCTGGCCGAAGTAGACATCGAAGGCTCGCTGGCCCATGCCGCGATGCTGAACCGATCCGGCGTGCTCAGCGACGCCGACCTGGAAGCGATCCGACGAGGCATGGCTGAAATCCGCGATGAAATCCGCGCCGGCAAGCTGGAATGGAGCGTGGACCTGGAAGACGTGCACATGAATGTCGAGCGCCGGCTGACCGACCGCATCGGCGACGCCGGCAAGCGCCTGCACACCGGCCGTAGCCGCAATGACCAAGTGGCCACCGACATCCGGCTATGGCTGCGCGGCGAGATCGACGCCACCGTCCACCTGCTGTCCGAGCTGCAAAAAAGCCTGCTGGATCTGGCGGAGCAGCACGCCAATACCGTGATGCCGGGCTTCACCCACCTGCAGGTGGCGCAGCCGGTCACCTTTGGCCATCATCTGCTGGCCTATGTGGAAATGCTGGCGCGCGACGCCGAGCGGATGCAGGACTGCCGCAAGCGCGTCAACCGCCTGCCGCTGGGCGCGGCGGCGCTGGCCGGCACCACCTATCCGATAGACCGCCATTACACCGCCCAGCTGCTGGGTTTCGACGACGTCTGCCACAACTCGCTGGACGCGGTGTCCGACCGCGATTTCGCCATCGAATTCACCGCGGCGGCGTCGCTGGTGATGATCCACCTGTCGCGGCTGTCGGAAGAGCTGATCCTGTGGATGAGCCCGCGCGTCGGCTTCATCGACATCGCCGACCGCTTCTGCACCGGCTCGTCCATCATGCCGCAGAAGAAAAACCCGGACGTGCCGGAACTGGTGCGCGGCAAGTCCGGCCGCGTGGTGGGCCATCTGATCGCGCTGGTCACCCTGATGAAGGCCCAGCCGCTGGCCTACAACAAGGACAATCAGGAAGACAAGGAGCCGCTGTTCGACACCGTGGACACGCTGCAGACCACGCTGCGCATCTACGCCGACATGATGCGCGGCGTGACGGTGAAGCCGGAGGCGATGCGCGCGGCGGTGCTGCAGGGTTTCGCCACCGCCACCGACCTGGCCGACTACCTGGTGAAGAAGGGCCTGCCCTTCCGCGACAGCCATGAAGTGGTGGCGCTGGCGGTGCGCCACGCCGAACGCCAGGGCGTCGATCTGGCCGACCTGCCGCTGGCCGCGCTGCAAGGCTTCAGTGCGCTGATCGCCGAGGACGTCTATACCGTACTGACACCGGAGGGGAGCCTCGCTCAGCGCGACCACGTCGGCGGCACCGCGCCGGCGCAGGTGAAAGCGCAGATCGCTCGGCATCGGGCCCGCCTGGCCTGA